The genomic interval GATCCTCAAGTTCAAACGGAAGAATAGACCATCCTTCAGGTATTTGGTATTTTTTATCTATTTCCAAAAACATTGGTTCAATACTTCTTTCTTGCGCCAAAGCTATACCAATACCAACAAACAATGCAAAGCACAACAGTATCGCCGACACAATTAATCTGTCACAAAATCCTGATATTAATTTTAACTGCATAAAAGCTCCTTGATATTATTGATCCTCTTCTTCTGACTTAGGCGGAAACCTTCTTAATCGAGCAAGGAACCAAAGCTCTACACTCGCTCCCATAACAACAGCAACTAATACATAGACAAATACCGTTTTAGGCATTGGTTTTTCAAGTAAGATATAATACCATGATGATACCGATTTTTGACTGCCCGCATCACCATTAGAACCATCCCACACTGCAAAGGCAATTGGTATCAGCTTACCTATCTCAAATTGTATATCCTTCTTCCCGTCCTCTGTCTTTAAAGGCCGTTTAAATACTACCTTCCACCGACCATTATCATGCAATCCTTCCCCCATGACATCCTGATTTTCCGGCGACTGTATAGAAATTTTCTTAAATCCCTTAGCATTTAGCTCTACGATCTCGCCTGGTTCATTTGCAGGCATTTCTGCTATTGAACCAAAACCTTCTTTCCAACAGGCCTTCCATTGCCACAGGTTGACCACCCCGCCGGAATCACCCATTCCAAAATAAGGTTTTTTTAGCGATTCGGGTATTTTTACGGGAAATTGCAACGAAACGGCATCCCTGAAAATATCCTCCTGCAGGTTTGTACGATCATCCCATTCTACGAGAAAAGCAATCTCTCTATCATTGTATAGCCCCCGAATCATCATAGAATCGATCGCAGGCTCCCACAACCGTGGATGTGCAACGATCTGCCCTGCTAATGGAATCTCCAGAGGCGCTGCTAATCCCCAAACTTCATCTGCAGGATGGTCAGGCAATTCACCTTCTTCCAAAAGCTTTACCTTTACAACAACATCAGAAGCCATTTTCTTTGACAGACTTTCCACATAGTGGGCCAAACTCCACCGTTCCTCATCACTAAGCGTTTCTTTATAAGAACCCATCGGAGTCTCGTTAAATCCGGTAGAAATCGTCCGATAAATATCACCAGCCGTGCTCCCCCCTTTATAGTTCCACGATTGCGTCAAATCCCTCGCACGATAAGGCATGCCCCACTGCGTTTGCAAAGCAACCGTGAGCGGCCCATTACCCCGCCCTTCTTCCCCGTGACAATTAAAACATTTCACTTGTTTAAATAGTTCTCGGCCTTTATCAATACTCTCCTGGGTAGCAACTGCGCTTTCGACACTCAACACTGCAGGAGCTGTTTCTTTCTTAAATTGTTCATTAAACGTCTTTATATAATAAATTACCTGCCATCTTTCCGCTTCGCTGATAGTACTCCAGAACGGCATCGCCGTTCCCTCTATACCGCTCGTTATGATACGAAAAAGATCTTCATCCGTCGGCACAGAACCAAATGGCGTGGACCTTACCTTAAACTCATTACGGGTAAAGTTCCGCGGTCTGGGAAACATAGTTCTGGAAGATGGTCCATCACCGGTACCGGTTATACCGTGACAATACCAGCATCTTTTTTCGTAAACCTTTTTTCCTTCTGCTACCGCATTCTGGTCTTCCGGTAATTTTTGAGGCGTCTCACGTTTGTACGTTCTGAAAAAGTGAGAGGCTTGCGCCTCAACCATATCCGCTTTGCAAAAAGCCACAATACCAAAAGCAATCAAGCTAAAATTAATTACTTTACTTTTAAACAGTTTTATCATTGTAGTCATTAGCTCTTCATTAAAATTAACATTAATTTCAAATTTTTAAATACCGACAAAGCTGGACGCCGCCAGACAAGGTTCTCTTATTCTGCTTTTTCTCTTTGCCGCGGCATCACACCTGCCGTATCGTATTCTCCCATGATAATCTTCCACATTTGCTCATCTTCCAAATCACCTTCCCATGCAGGCATTGCAGAGTCCCACGGTGTGGATTCTGAGGGGAGACCAGGACCTCCCTCCTTAATTCTCCAGAAAAGATAGTTGTCAACCACCGTTGCAATTGTACCAGGGTCCTGGAAATTAATTGGCCTCAGGCGAAAAGAATTCGCAAACGGCCCGTTGCCGTCGGCCTTTGAGCCATGGCATGGGCGGCAATACGCCTGAAAAAGCACCTTCCCTTCCTCAACACATCGCCTTTGAGTATCCGCATCTTTTCCTCTAAATGGATTTTCAAGCTTCTCATATTTTTGCGGCAGGGTAGGGTGCTGAATTCTTAATTCAACGGGTGAAGCTGCTCCAGGCAGAGAATAAGAATAAACAAACCAACCTACAACAAGCGGAAAGGCCATAAGAAATATTTTCTGCAAAAACATCTTAAGGAAGGCCCCTTTACCCGGCAATAAAAACCCTAAAAAATCGGCAAATTTCTGATTACTTGTCGTAGCGTAAACCAAACCTGCCAAAATCCCCATAATCAAGTACCATGTCATCAGCGTACTTGGAGTCGGCATAGGATGCCCTTTATCCATTAATACCTGAAAAACCCACGGAGATACATATTTCAAGAATAAAAATAAAAATACGACTGCCGCAACAACCCAAAACATTAAATACGGACTTCGCTTATTCCCCATTAATAAACACTCCTAACGTTAACCATCGCCCTAACCATCTCAACCAAGACCTACTTTAAACTTCTCAAATATTCGATTACTGCATAAAACTGGCGCACACTTAACAACTCACCTATATTTCCAGGCATAATAGAGACTTCCTGCTTCTTCATATCTTCAATCTCATCTTTCGGAATAACCACCTCTTCCACAGAACCGCTTTCTTCCAGTATCAACGTAAGTTCTTCTTCAGTATCGCTTTTTATTAGTCCGTTGTAAGGGATACCATCTGCTGTTATTACAAAGACCGTCTCATAGCCCTTTACGATAACAGCGCTTGGCTCCAAGATAGACTCAACAAAATACTGTGGAGTCTGAATTGCGCCAATGCCTGTGAGTTCTGGCCCTACTTTTTGACCCTTGCCGTTTACCATATGACATTTGCCACAAGTAACATCAAGCGATTCATCAAAAAATACCTGTT from Candidatus Kuenenia stuttgartiensis carries:
- a CDS encoding ethylbenzene dehydrogenase-related protein; amino-acid sequence: MTTMIKLFKSKVINFSLIAFGIVAFCKADMVEAQASHFFRTYKRETPQKLPEDQNAVAEGKKVYEKRCWYCHGITGTGDGPSSRTMFPRPRNFTRNEFKVRSTPFGSVPTDEDLFRIITSGIEGTAMPFWSTISEAERWQVIYYIKTFNEQFKKETAPAVLSVESAVATQESIDKGRELFKQVKCFNCHGEEGRGNGPLTVALQTQWGMPYRARDLTQSWNYKGGSTAGDIYRTISTGFNETPMGSYKETLSDEERWSLAHYVESLSKKMASDVVVKVKLLEEGELPDHPADEVWGLAAPLEIPLAGQIVAHPRLWEPAIDSMMIRGLYNDREIAFLVEWDDRTNLQEDIFRDAVSLQFPVKIPESLKKPYFGMGDSGGVVNLWQWKACWKEGFGSIAEMPANEPGEIVELNAKGFKKISIQSPENQDVMGEGLHDNGRWKVVFKRPLKTEDGKKDIQFEIGKLIPIAFAVWDGSNGDAGSQKSVSSWYYILLEKPMPKTVFVYVLVAVVMGASVELWFLARLRRFPPKSEEEDQ
- a CDS encoding c-type cytochrome; the protein is MPTPSTLMTWYLIMGILAGLVYATTSNQKFADFLGFLLPGKGAFLKMFLQKIFLMAFPLVVGWFVYSYSLPGAASPVELRIQHPTLPQKYEKLENPFRGKDADTQRRCVEEGKVLFQAYCRPCHGSKADGNGPFANSFRLRPINFQDPGTIATVVDNYLFWRIKEGGPGLPSESTPWDSAMPAWEGDLEDEQMWKIIMGEYDTAGVMPRQREKAE